The Sinorhizobium fredii genome contains the following window.
CTCGAAATCATCGACCGCGAAACCGAGGCGCGGCTTGCCGTTTCCGGCTGCTCCTCGCTCGTCGATCGCGAGACCAAGTCGGTCGTCCTCTTCGACATCGGCGGCGGCTCGTCGGAAATCGCGGTGATCCGCATCGGCGACAACCGCTCGAGCCGGCTTGCCAACCACATCACCCATTGGACCTCGCTGCCCGTCGGCGTCGTTACCCTGTCCGAACGCCACGGCGGCGAGCATGTCACACCTGATAGCTTCGAGACGATGGTGCGCGAGGTCGAAGGCATGCTCGACCGGTTCGACGGCCCCTCGGTCGAAGCGCTGGAAAGCGCCTCCGGCAGCGGCTTCCACCTGATCGGCACGTCGGGCACGGTGACAACGCTGGCCGGCGTCCATCTCGACCTGCCGCGCTACGACCGGCGTCGCGTCGACGGTCTCTGGCTCTCCGACGAGGAGGTCTCGGCGATGCAGGCACGGCTGCTCTCCTGGGATTTCGCCGCGCGGGCCGCCAACCCCTGCATCGGTCCGGACCGAGCCGATCTGGTACTTGCCGGCTGCGCCATCCTCGAGGCGATCCGCCGCCGCTGGCCGTCGAACCGTATGCGTGTCGCCGACCGTGGGCTCAGAGAGGGTCTGCTGACCGACATGATGGCCGATGACGGGGCCTGGCGGCGCGGGCGTCCGCGTCGCTACCAGCAGCGCGGCTCGGCCCTGGCGAGCGAAGAGCGGCAGAGGTGCCACGAAGGGAACAAGGCATGACGAAATCCCCGATCGGCGGCAACCGCAGCGGCCGCAAGCTCGGCCAAAAGGTGAAGAAGGGCAAGCTCAAGGCATCCTCGCGCCGTTGGCTTGAACGGCACATCAACGACCCTTACGTGCAGCGCGCCCAGCTCGAGGGCTATCGCGCCCGGGCGGCTTTCAAGCTTTTGGAGATCGACGAGAAGCACAAGATTTTGGCCGGCGCCCGGCGCATCATCGATCTCGGCGCCGCACCCGGCAGCTGGTCGCAGATCGCTGCCAAGGTGACGAATTCGACCGATGCGGATCCGCGCGTCGCCGCAATCGACTTTCTCGAGATGGACCCGATCCCGGGGGTCCGCTTCCTGCAGATGGATTTCCTCGACCCCGAAGCGCCGGAAAAGCTCAAGGAGGCGGTCGGCGGCACGCCCGACCTCGTCATCTCCGACATGGCGGCGCCGACCACCGGCCATCGTCAGACCGACCATCTGCGCACCATGCATCTCTGTGAAGTGGCGGCGCATTTTGCAGTCGACGTGCTCGCCAAGGGAGGGCACTTCCTGGCAAAAACCTTCCAGGGCGGTACGGAGCGCGACCTTCTCAACATGCTGAAGCAGAATTTCCGCCAGGTCATACATGTGAAGCCGGCCTCATCGCGCGCTGAATCGGTCGAGATGTTCCTGCTCGCCAAGGATTTCAAGGGTCGGCAGAAGGCCGGCACAGAGACGGAAGCCGAAGAAGAGGCGGCGGAATAGGCATGTTGCTCTACGTGACGGTCGGCACCAACGACCTCGAACGCGCCGGCGCGTTCTATGACGGCGTGCTCCCAACCCTCGGCTACCGCCGCCAGCGGTGGGACGAAACCGAGATCGGCTACGGCGCCGATGGTGATATGCGCGTCCGCTTCTGGGTGGTCACCCCGTTTAATCGCGAGCCTGCCACCTATGGCAACGGCGTGAGCATCGCGCTCGTGGCCGAGACACGAGGCGCCGTCGATGCCTTTTATGCCGCGGCGCTTGCAAACGGCGGCACCGACGAGGGCGCGCCGGGGCTGCGGCCGTTCCACGCGCATTTTTATGGCGCCTGGGTCCGCGATCTCGATGGCAACAAGATTGCCGCCGTCTGCGAGCGGCCGGAATAGGGCAGGATACGTACGGCCCGTCTGAGAAGACAATCGAGGTGGACCCGCCCCCCTCTGCGATGTTCCCATAGAGCAGTCTGATTAGAGAGCTACTTACCGGCCGTCGCCTCGGCTTCCCGCAGCGCCTTTCGATGGCCGGAGACGGAAGCGCCGGCATTCTTCGCCATCGTCAAAAACGGGATCGCCGCCAGCAGATTGGCGGCCGCGATGATCATGAAGGCGATGTGAAAGTCGTCGAGCGCCAGCGGTCCGCTGCCGATCGCGGTTCGGATTTCCAGGATCGCGCCCGCCACCGCCACGCCGAGCGCAAGGCTGATCTGCTGCAGCACGGCGCTCATCGACGTTGCCTTGCTGGCGTCGGCGTCGTCGATGTCGGCGAAGGAAAGTGCGTTGACGCTGGTGAAGAAGAAGGAGCGGGCAAAGCCGGCGATGAGCAGGATCGTGAGCATGACGAGGTAAGGCGTCGCCGGCGTGAAGAAGCCGTTCACGAAGGTGGTGCCGGCGGCGATGATGGCGGCAATGATCAGCGTCGTGCGGAAGCCGGCAAAGGCGAGAACGCGGCGGGCGAAGAATTTCGTGGTGATCGCGCCGACGGCGCCGATGAAGGTGATCAGCCCCGACTGGAACGGATTGAGGCCGAAGCCGATCTGCAGCATCAGCGGCATTAGGAACGGAACGGCGCCGACGGAGATGCGGAAGACCGTGCCGCCGATCGAGGCGGCGCGGAAGGCGCTGTCGCGAAACAGCCCGAGGTCGAGCACCGGTGCCGGATGGCGGCGCGCGTGGAAGATGTAAAGGAAGGTCGCGGCAATGCCGGCCGCGACGGAAGCGATGCCGACCGCCGGCGGCAGGGCCGGCAGGCTGATGACCGAAAGTCCGAAGACGATGCCCGAGGCGGCGATGGCGCCGAGCAGAAAGCCGAGAATGTCGACCGGCGGCGGGTTCTGCCGCTCCATCTCCGGCAGGTAGATGCCGGAAAGCACATAGCCCGCAATGCCGACCGGCACATTGATCAGGAAGATCCAGTGCCAAGAGAAATAGGTGGTGATGAAGCCGCCGAGCGGTGGGCCCGCCAAGGGTCCGACGAGAGCCGGAATGGTGAGCAGCGCCATGGCGGAGACGAGCTCGCTGCGCGGCGTGCCGCGCACCAGCACGAGCCGCGCGACCGGCGTCATCATCGCGCCACCCATGCCCTGCAGGAAGCGCGCCAGCACGAAGGCGACCAAGCTGTCTGCGACGGCGCAGAACACCGATCCGGCGACGAACACGAGCATCGCCGTGCGGAAGATGCGCTTGGCGCCGAAGCGGTCCGCCATCCAGCCGCTCAAGGGAATGAAGATTGCGAGCGCAACCATATAGGAGGTGAGCGCCAGCTTGAGCGTGATCGGCCCGACGCCGATGTCATGCGCGATCGCCGGGAGCGACGTCGAAATGACGGTGGAATCCATCTGCTCCATGAAAAGAGCGACGGCGAGGATCATCGGGACGATGCGGTTCATGAGAGACCTTGGATGCGGGGTCGGCGTCCGGTAGACGGTCCCGATGGCTTTGTCGAGGCAAACCGGCGATTGCAGATCAAATGCCTGTGATCCGGCTGACCTTTTCCGTCAAGGCCGCTACTTCTTGCCTGCTGGCATGCAAGGGCAGCGCCAATTACAGGAGCGATCATGATCACACAGAGTTTGAAGCGCCGAACCCTGTCGGAGCGGGAGCGGCTGCCTTGGCGACGCCGGGCCTGTTGAGTGGAATTGCCAATGCTCAGGAAAGTGCAAAGGGTGCCATGACGGATGACGCGGCTTTCAAGGCCTTCAAGCTCGGCACCTTCAAGGTGACGGTGATCAGCGACGGCACGCGCGCCTCGCAAAATCCGCACGAAACCTATGGTACCAATCAGCCGGCGGAGGCGGTATCCGCGCTACTCGAGCAGAATTTCCTGCCGACCTCCGGCTTCATCAACGGGTTCTCGCCGGTGCTGGTCGATACCGGATCGGAGATCGTGCTGTTCGATACGGGGCTCGGCGAAGGCGGCCGGGAGGCAGGGACCGGAAGGCTCGCCGACGGCATCCGGGCCGCAACCTATACGCCGGAGCAGGTCTCGGTCGTCGTCATCACCCATATGCACGGCGATCACATCGGCGGTCTTGTGGAAGGCGGCAAACCGGCCTTTGCGAATGCCCGCTATGTGACCGGACAGGTGGAGTTCGACTTCTGGAAGGATCAGGCCCGTGTCGGCACGCCCGCCGAAAACGGTCATAAGGCGGTGCTTGCCAAGGTCGTGCCGCTGGCGGAAAGGACCACCTTCGTCGCCGACGGCGCCGAGGTCGTGCCGGGGATCAGCGCCATCGCCGCTTTCGGCCACTCTCCGGGGCACATGATCTACAGGCTCGAATCGGAGGGCAAGGCGCTGATCCTGACCGCGGACACCGCCAACCACTAGGTCCTGTCGCTGCAGCGGCCCGATTGGGAAGTCCGCTTCGACATGGACAAGACGGCCGCCGGCGCCACCCGGCGCAAGGTGTTCGATATGATCGCCACCGATCGGCTGCCCTTCATCGGCTATCACATGCCTTTTCCCGCGGTCGGCTTCGTCGAGCGGCGGGACCAGGGCTACCGCTTCGTGCCGGTAACCTACCAGTTCGACATCTGAATCCGGCGCTTTGTTGCTCTGCAACAACAAATATGCGGGGCCCGGGAAATTTCCGGGCCCCGACTATTTCCATTCTGACATATCCGTGTTACGAGCCCTCGCCAACTTCCAAGACAAGCTTTGAAGTCACCCGGTGGACAAGTCGCTGATGGTCCCCGGGGATTTTCGTATATTCGAAGAGGAACTGGCCATGGCGCGCATCATCGAAACGGCAACCGGTCTGGAGGCTTTGACCTTCGACGACGTCCTGCTGCAGCCGGGACATTCCGAGGTGATGCCCGGCCAGACGAATATCGCGACCCGCATAGCCCAGGATATCGATCTCAATCTGCCGATTCTTTCGGCCGCCATGGACACGGTCACCGAGGCGCGACTCGCGATCGCCATGGCCCAGGCCGGCGGCGTCGGCGTCATCCACCGCAATCTGACGCCCGCCGAACAGGCCGAAGAGGTCCGCCAGGTCAAGAAGTTCGAAAGCGGCATGGTCGTCAATCCGGTGACGATCGGACCGGACGCGACGCTGGCGGACGCGCTGGGCCTGATGAAGGCGCACGGCATTTCCGGCATTCCGGTCGTAGAGAACGGCGGCAGCGGCGGCCAGAAGCAGGGCCGCCTCGTCGGCATCCTGACCAACCGCGACGTCCGCTTCGCGTCCGATCCGGCGCAGAAGATCTATGAACTGATGACGCGGGAAAACCTCGTCACCGTCAAGGAAAGCGTCGATCAGCAGGAGGCCAAGCGCCTCTTGCACAAGCACCGGATCGAGAAGCTGCTGGTCGTCGATCCGGAAGGCCGCTGCGTCGGCCTGATCACGGTCAAGGACATCGAGAAGTCGCAGTTGAACCCGAACGCCTCCAAGGACTCCCAGGGACGGCTTCGCGCCGCCGCTGCGGTCAGCGTCGGCGACGACGGCTTCGAGCGCGCCGAGCGACTGATTGACGCCGGTGTCGACCTGATCGTCGTCGACACCGCGCACGGCCATTCGCAGCGCGTCCTCGACGCGGTCAGCCGGGTGAAGAACCTTTCGAACTCGGTCCGCATCATGGCCGGTAATGTTGCAACGGCGGACGGCACCAAGGCTTTGATTGACGCCGGCGCCGATGCCGTCAAGGTCGGCATCGGTCCGGGCTCCATCTGCACCACCCGTATCGTTGCCGGCGTCGGCGTGCCGCAGCTCGCCGCGATCATGGCGGCCGTCGAGGCGGCGCAGGCCTCGGGCATCCCGGTGATCGCCGACGGCGGCATCAAATATTCCGGCGACCTCGCCAAGGCGATCGCCGCCGGCGCGTCTGCCGTCATGGTCGGCTCGCTGCTCGCCGGCACCGAGGAAAGCCCCGGCGAGGTCTTCCTCTACCAGGGCCGTTCCTTCAAGGCCTACCGCGGCATGGGTTCGGTCGGCGCCATGGCGCGCGGTTCGGCCGACCGCTATTTCCAGGCGGAAGTCCGCGACACGCTGAAGCTCGTGCCGGAAGGCATCGAGGGCCAGGTGCCGTACAAGGGGCCGGTCGGCGGCGTGCTGCACCAGCTCGCCGGCGGTCTCAAGGCGTCGATGGGCTATGTCGGCGGCGCGACGATCAAGGACTACCAGGAGCGCGCCACCTTCGTGCGCATCTCCGGCGCCGGCCTTCGCGAGAGCCACGCCCATGATGTGACGATCACCCGCGAGAGCCCGAACTATCCGGGCGCCGCTTGATATCTTCCCTGGGACGCCGTCCGGCGTCCCACTTTCTTTCCTCAAGCGTTCCATTCGAGACTTTGAAGCGGAGCACCGATGACGGGGTTCGAGATATTCTGGCCCGTGGTCGCCCATGTCGCGCTGGTCTTCGCGCTCTATGCGCTCCTCTCGACGCGCCGATCTGCGGTTGTGCGCGCCGGCAAGGCGGAGCCATCTGAGTTTCGCGAGAACCGGGGAGAGCCGAGCGAGAGCCTGGTCGTGCGTAACAGCATCGCCAACCAGTTCGAACTGCCGGTGCTCTTCCATGCCTGCTGCGTGCTTCTCTACATCACCGCAGCTGACAATCTTCTGGCGGTGGGCCTTGCCTGGGTGTTCGTCGGATCCCGCTACGCGCACGCGTTCGTTCATGTGACCAGCAACCGGCTCCGCCATCGCGGCCCTCTCTTCCTGGCCGGCTTTGTCATGCTTGCAGCCATGTGGGCCTGGCTCGCCCTCTGGATGGCGATGAACTGACGATCGCCGTCAGTCGGTCCGACTGTCTCAGCTCGGAGACAATCTCCTGCTCGAAACGTCCGGCGCTTGATGAGCGTCAAGGGACCCCGGCCGGCCCTGCCGCTAAGCCTGCATCCGTCAACGCGCTGCTTTGGCGGAGGGTAATGCGGCGCTGGCACAATTTCCATGCCAACATTGAACATCGGAGGAGATCGATATGGCCGGAATGATGAAAGCCGCCGTGGTGTGCGAATTCGGCAATCCGCTTGTGATCGAGGAATTGCCCATACCGCAGCCTGGACCGGGGCAGGTTCTGATCAAATACGAGGCCACGGGCGTGTGCCACACCGACCTGCACGCCGCCAAGGGCGATTGGCCGGTTCGCCCCAATCCGCCCTTTATCCCCGGCCATGAGGGTGTCGGCTACGTCGCCAAGTCGGCGCCGGCGTCACGCGGCTGAAGGAGGGCGACCGCGTCGGCGTCCCATGGCTGCACACGGCCTGCGGCTGCTGCACGCCATGCCGAACCGGCTGGGAAACGCTGTGCGGCAGCCAGCAGAACCAGCGGCTATACGGTCGACGGTACTTTTGCCCAGTACGGCCTGGCGGATCCGGATTTCGTCGGCAAGCTGCCCGGCAAA
Protein-coding sequences here:
- a CDS encoding RlmE family RNA methyltransferase — translated: MTKSPIGGNRSGRKLGQKVKKGKLKASSRRWLERHINDPYVQRAQLEGYRARAAFKLLEIDEKHKILAGARRIIDLGAAPGSWSQIAAKVTNSTDADPRVAAIDFLEMDPIPGVRFLQMDFLDPEAPEKLKEAVGGTPDLVISDMAAPTTGHRQTDHLRTMHLCEVAAHFAVDVLAKGGHFLAKTFQGGTERDLLNMLKQNFRQVIHVKPASSRAESVEMFLLAKDFKGRQKAGTETEAEEEAAE
- a CDS encoding VOC family protein encodes the protein MLLYVTVGTNDLERAGAFYDGVLPTLGYRRQRWDETEIGYGADGDMRVRFWVVTPFNREPATYGNGVSIALVAETRGAVDAFYAAALANGGTDEGAPGLRPFHAHFYGAWVRDLDGNKIAAVCERPE
- a CDS encoding DHA2 family efflux MFS transporter permease subunit, producing the protein MNRIVPMILAVALFMEQMDSTVISTSLPAIAHDIGVGPITLKLALTSYMVALAIFIPLSGWMADRFGAKRIFRTAMLVFVAGSVFCAVADSLVAFVLARFLQGMGGAMMTPVARLVLVRGTPRSELVSAMALLTIPALVGPLAGPPLGGFITTYFSWHWIFLINVPVGIAGYVLSGIYLPEMERQNPPPVDILGFLLGAIAASGIVFGLSVISLPALPPAVGIASVAAGIAATFLYIFHARRHPAPVLDLGLFRDSAFRAASIGGTVFRISVGAVPFLMPLMLQIGFGLNPFQSGLITFIGAVGAITTKFFARRVLAFAGFRTTLIIAAIIAAGTTFVNGFFTPATPYLVMLTILLIAGFARSFFFTSVNALSFADIDDADASKATSMSAVLQQISLALGVAVAGAILEIRTAIGSGPLALDDFHIAFMIIAAANLLAAIPFLTMAKNAGASVSGHRKALREAEATAGK
- the guaB gene encoding IMP dehydrogenase, coding for MARIIETATGLEALTFDDVLLQPGHSEVMPGQTNIATRIAQDIDLNLPILSAAMDTVTEARLAIAMAQAGGVGVIHRNLTPAEQAEEVRQVKKFESGMVVNPVTIGPDATLADALGLMKAHGISGIPVVENGGSGGQKQGRLVGILTNRDVRFASDPAQKIYELMTRENLVTVKESVDQQEAKRLLHKHRIEKLLVVDPEGRCVGLITVKDIEKSQLNPNASKDSQGRLRAAAAVSVGDDGFERAERLIDAGVDLIVVDTAHGHSQRVLDAVSRVKNLSNSVRIMAGNVATADGTKALIDAGADAVKVGIGPGSICTTRIVAGVGVPQLAAIMAAVEAAQASGIPVIADGGIKYSGDLAKAIAAGASAVMVGSLLAGTEESPGEVFLYQGRSFKAYRGMGSVGAMARGSADRYFQAEVRDTLKLVPEGIEGQVPYKGPVGGVLHQLAGGLKASMGYVGGATIKDYQERATFVRISGAGLRESHAHDVTITRESPNYPGAA
- a CDS encoding MAPEG family protein produces the protein MTGFEIFWPVVAHVALVFALYALLSTRRSAVVRAGKAEPSEFRENRGEPSESLVVRNSIANQFELPVLFHACCVLLYITAADNLLAVGLAWVFVGSRYAHAFVHVTSNRLRHRGPLFLAGFVMLAAMWAWLALWMAMN